Proteins from one Sarcophilus harrisii chromosome 2, mSarHar1.11, whole genome shotgun sequence genomic window:
- the NKX2-2 gene encoding homeobox protein Nkx-2.2 — translation MSLTNTKTGFSVKDILDLPDTNDEDGSVAEGAEEESEGSEPTKRSGVLGPSALEAVQTLPLKNPFYDNSDNPYTRWLASTESIQYSLHGLAAGAPPQDSSAKSPEPSADESPDNDKETPGGGGEAGKKRKRRVLFSKAQTYELERRFRQQRYLSAPEREHLASLIRLTPTQVKIWFQNHRYKMKRARAEKGMEVTPLPSPRRVAVPVLVRDGKPCHTLKAQDLAAATFQAGIPFSAYSAQSLQHMQYNAQYSSASTPQYPTAHHLVQAQQWTW, via the exons ATGTCGCTGACCAACACAAAGACGGGCTTTTCGGTCAAGGATATCTTAGACCTGCCTGACACCAACGATGAGGACGGATCGGTGGCAGAGGGGGCAGAGGAAGAAAGCGAGGGTTCGGAACCTACCAAGAGAAGCGGGGTGCTGGGACCAAGCGCACTGGAAGCAGTACAAACCCTGCCCCTGAAAAATCCTTTCTACGACAACAGCGACAACCCCTATACCCGCTGGCTGGCTAGTACCGAGAGCATCCAATATTCCT TGCACGGGCTGGCGGCTGGGGCTCCCCCACAGGACTCCAGCGCCAAATCCCCGGAGCCCTCGGCCGACGAGTCGCCGGACAACGACAAGGAGACCCCGGGCGGCGGGGGGGAAGCGGGCAAAAAGCGGAAGAGGAGGGTGCTCTTCTCCAAGGCGCAGACCTACGAGCTGGAGCGGCGCTTTCGGCAGCAGCGCTACCTGTCCGCTCCCGAGCGCGAGCACCTGGCTAGCCTCATCCGTCTAACTCCCACACAGGTGAAGATTTGGTTCCAGAACCATCGCTACAAGATGAAACGGGCACGGGCTGAGAAAGGTATGGAGGTGACCCCCCTGCCCTCCCCACGCCGGGTGGCCGTGCCCGTCTTAGTCAGGGACGGCAAACCCTGCCACACGCTCAAAGCTCAGGACTTGGCCGCAGCCACCTTCCAGGCCGGCATCCCCTTCTCCGCCTACAGCGCCCAGTCGCTACAGCATATGCAATATAACGCCCAGTACAGCTCCGCCAGCACCCCCCAGTACCCGACAGCGCACCATTTGGTGCAAGCTCAGCAGTGGACTTGGTGA